CTTCAGGAAGACCTGCGGGTTGCGGGCCATGCCGACACCAGACGGCGTGCCGGTGAAGATAATATCGCCCGGCTCCAGGGTCATCAGCTGGGTTAGGTGAGCCATGATCTGGCCGATGTTGAAGATCAGCTCTTTGGTCGAGCTGTCCTGCATCACTTCGCCGTTCAGCTTGAGCGAAATCGACAGGTCGTGCGGGTCGCCGACTTCTTCGCTGGTCACAATCCAGGGACCGATCGGAGCGAAGGTATCGGGCGACTTGCCGAGCAGCCACTGACCGCCGGGACGGCCTTTCTGCCAGTCGCGAGCCGAGACATCGTTGCCGACCATGTAACCGGCGACGTAGTTGAGAGCCTCATCGGCAGAGACGTTGCTGGCCGACTTGCCAATCACGACGACCAGTTCGGCTTCGTAGTCGACCTTCTTCGCGACCGCTGGGAGACGCACCGGTTCATCGGGGCCGGTGATCGTGTTCGGGTACTTGCCGAAGCAGACCGGCTCGCTCGGAATCTCGGCTTTGGTTTCACGGGCATGGTCGCCGTAGTTGAGACCGATGCAGATGATCTTGCTCGGCTTCGCGATCGGAGCCCGCAGGGCCCCGTCGATGAACCGTTCCTGAGACACGCCGGTCTGAGCGGCTCGTTCGGCGCGGTCGACCAGTCCCTGTTCCAGGATCTCGTGAATCGTACACGGCAGTGAGTCATCGACGGCACACAGATCGACATAGCGAGATTCTCCGCCAGACAGTTCCACCGCGACCGGCTTCAGTTCTCCACCCGTTTCCAGCATCGCCAGTTTCATCGTTCACCTGTTCTCTAGTCTGGACCGATTCAAAACCGGTTGTTCAACCAATGTCTTCGCAGTCGCAGGCTGGGATCGCGAAGCGAATCTCAGCAAATGTGCTTGTGACTTCTTCCGACTCCGCCCCCGACAGGGGTGGCCCCGAAAGATTCTTTCGGGGCGGCGCAGCCGTGGGCGAAGTGGTATCTGACGTCTAATTCAGAAACGCTGTGGTTACCAGGAAGGCAGGCTGCAAGTTGAGGCCAGCGGAAGGTGCATTCTCCTACGGCTGCGCCGCCCTGGTGTTTCACCTACGCTGAAGACAAGCCTCTCGTTGCGATGCAACACAGAGATGAATCTCTGTGCCATCCCGTCTTCTGATTACTGATTGGCGATCTGCACATCGTGCGGCGGAGCGCCCATGATGTGGTAGCCGCCGTCGACGTGCAGGGTTTCCCCGCTGATGCCGCTGGCCTGATCGCTCATCAGCCACATCCCGGCTTTGCCGACTTCGTCCGGCGTCACATTGCGACGCAGCGGTGAGAACGCCGTGTAGAGCTTCATCATCTGGTCGAACTCGCCGACAGCCGAGGAGCTCAGCGTCTTCAGCGGACCGGCGCTCAGGGCGTTGACGCGGAATCCTTCCGGGCCGAGCTCGTTGGCCAGATATTCCACAGTGCTTTCGAGAGCCGACTTGCAGACGCCCATGATGTTGTACCCGGGAATGACCTTCTCGCCGCCGAGGTAGGTCAACGAGAGCAGGTTGCCGCCGGGAGCCAGGATTTCGCGACCACGATGCGCCAGCGAGATCAGGCTGTAGCAGCTGATTTCCATGGAGAGCTTGAAGCCATCGCGACTCACGGCGTGAACCGGGCCCTTGAGATCGTCCATCGGAGCGTAGGCGATCGAGTGCAGAATGAAGTCGACCTGACCGAATTCTTCCTTCGCCTTCGCGAAGACAGCGTCGAGATTTTCATCGTTCTGGACATCGCAGGGCATGATGAACTTGGCGAAGTCATCGACGAGCTTTCGCAGACGACGCTCCATACGGGGCCGTTCCGGATCCTTGTCGGGCAGGTGCGTGAAGGCCATCTCGGCTCCTTCGGCCTGCAGCTGCTGGGTAATCGCCCAGGCAATGCTGTGATCGTTGGCGATTCCGAAAACCAACCCTTTTTTGCCCGAAAACAGGCCCATGCTCGACTCCTTAAGTTCTGGCAGAAACCGCCCGCTGCGGTGCATTCAATTCGACAGGGTGCCATGCCCACGCTGGCCGTGGGCGTGCAATCGACTTCGACCCGTCGACCGCGATGATTTGTGATTCGTCCACTGGAAGCATGCCCACGCGAGCGTCGGCATGGCCCCCGATCATTCAGGATCAGGTCCGGATGCGAATCAGCCCAGAGTATCTGGCCACGTGCGGGCGTTCAAGGTTCGGAGACCTTTTCGAGCCGTGCATCAATGCGGTCCGATTGAAGATCGCCGTGAAACCGGGCAGAATGCGAATCACAATTCCATTTTTCACCACTTCGAATGACTCCGAGGATGCTCATGCTGGCTCACATCGTCTATTTCACACTCCACGACAACTCCGAAGCTGCCCGGACCAAACTGGTCGATGCGTGCCACAAGTACCTGAAGGATCACCCGGGGGTCGAGTTCTTCGCAGCCGGCACTCTGGGTGATGAATTCAGCCGTCCGGTGAACGACAAAACTTACGACGTCTCCCTGCACGTCTACTTCACTGACAAAGCCGCGCACGACGCCTACCAGACAATTGACGATCATCTGACCTTTATTGCGGAAAATAAGGAAAACTGGAAGCAGGTTCGGGTGTTTGATTCCTGGGTCAGCTGATTCGGCGGCCCCTCCATCTGGCGAAAGCCCCGGAAGCTTGCCAGCGAGACGACGGAGAGCGCCGGTTTTGTGCCACATTGCGCTCTGATCGTATGTTCTCGTTTGAAGAAATGGGGGGGTATACGCATTGACATTCTTCGATGTGGGCCTTATTCTGCTGAGTCCGATCGCCTCCGTAGTATTTGCAGTGACGATGTGTTCTCTATGTGTTTCCCCTATGACGTGATTTCACGTCTTTTTTAATTGCTTTCCCTTTTCTCTGTGAAGGAAGGACCGTCGTTATGTCTGCTCCAAGTCCCGAGGGCAACAGCAACCATGCGCGCGTCGGCTTTACGCTGATCGAGCTGCTCGTTGTTATTGCCATCATTGCTATTCTTGTTGCTCTGCTGCTTCCAGCCGTGCAGCAGGCGCGCGAAGCCGCCCGCCGTAGTGCCTGTAAGAACAACCTGAAACAGGTCGGTCTGGCTTTGCAAAACTACCACGATACGCACAGCGTCTTCCCTCCAGGGCGCGGTGGGCCCGGACACGGAAGCGGCGATCGCTGGAGTGCTCACGTTCACCTGCTCCCCTACATCGAACAGCCCGCCCTGTACGATGCCTGGATGGCACAGGCTGAAAACCCGGCTTA
The genomic region above belongs to Rubinisphaera margarita and contains:
- a CDS encoding Dabb family protein, which gives rise to MLAHIVYFTLHDNSEAARTKLVDACHKYLKDHPGVEFFAAGTLGDEFSRPVNDKTYDVSLHVYFTDKAAHDAYQTIDDHLTFIAENKENWKQVRVFDSWVS
- a CDS encoding enoyl-ACP reductase FabI translates to MGLFSGKKGLVFGIANDHSIAWAITQQLQAEGAEMAFTHLPDKDPERPRMERRLRKLVDDFAKFIMPCDVQNDENLDAVFAKAKEEFGQVDFILHSIAYAPMDDLKGPVHAVSRDGFKLSMEISCYSLISLAHRGREILAPGGNLLSLTYLGGEKVIPGYNIMGVCKSALESTVEYLANELGPEGFRVNALSAGPLKTLSSSAVGEFDQMMKLYTAFSPLRRNVTPDEVGKAGMWLMSDQASGISGETLHVDGGYHIMGAPPHDVQIANQ
- a CDS encoding fumarylacetoacetate hydrolase family protein, giving the protein MKLAMLETGGELKPVAVELSGGESRYVDLCAVDDSLPCTIHEILEQGLVDRAERAAQTGVSQERFIDGALRAPIAKPSKIICIGLNYGDHARETKAEIPSEPVCFGKYPNTITGPDEPVRLPAVAKKVDYEAELVVVIGKSASNVSADEALNYVAGYMVGNDVSARDWQKGRPGGQWLLGKSPDTFAPIGPWIVTSEEVGDPHDLSISLKLNGEVMQDSSTKELIFNIGQIMAHLTQLMTLEPGDIIFTGTPSGVGMARNPQVFLKPGDVVEVTIEKLGTLRNPIID